In Candidatus Beckwithbacteria bacterium, a single genomic region encodes these proteins:
- a CDS encoding ATP-binding cassette domain-containing protein: MTAISVSHLQKTFKVHEKEPGISGSVKSLFKRKYRLVKAVDDISFSIDAGELIGFIGPNGAGKTTTLKTLSGLLYPDGGKIEVLGFTPFERKHDFLKQIALVMGQKNQLWWDLPAMESFLLNKEIYEIPEEKFKKTLNNLVDMLDVSKVLNVQVRKLSLGQRMKCELIAALLHSPKVLFLDEPTIGLDVVMQKKMRHFIKEYNETFGATIILTSHYMEDVKKLCKRIIIIDHGQIIFDGNFAEIIKKYADHKILEIFLSKEVLEADLAKFGTVKKYRNNRAIIMAPRKQILQTAAALLKKLPVEDINIDEPAIEDVIREIFSGSDEA, translated from the coding sequence ATGACTGCAATTTCAGTTTCCCATCTGCAAAAAACCTTTAAAGTTCATGAAAAAGAACCAGGCATTAGTGGTTCGGTCAAATCACTATTTAAACGTAAGTATCGTTTAGTAAAGGCTGTTGATGATATTAGCTTTTCTATTGATGCAGGTGAGCTAATTGGCTTTATTGGTCCTAATGGAGCTGGAAAAACCACAACTTTAAAAACTTTATCTGGTTTGCTATATCCAGATGGAGGTAAGATCGAAGTTTTGGGTTTTACGCCATTTGAGCGTAAACATGACTTCTTAAAACAAATTGCTTTGGTAATGGGTCAAAAAAACCAACTGTGGTGGGACTTGCCAGCCATGGAAAGCTTTCTTCTAAATAAAGAAATTTATGAAATTCCCGAAGAAAAATTTAAAAAAACGCTCAACAATTTAGTAGACATGCTGGATGTGTCTAAAGTTTTAAACGTACAGGTACGTAAATTATCACTAGGTCAGCGGATGAAATGCGAGCTGATTGCAGCCTTGTTGCATTCACCAAAGGTATTATTCTTGGACGAACCGACCATTGGTTTGGATGTGGTGATGCAAAAGAAAATGCGGCATTTTATCAAAGAGTACAACGAAACCTTTGGGGCTACGATTATCTTGACCTCTCACTACATGGAAGATGTTAAAAAACTGTGTAAGCGAATCATTATCATTGATCATGGCCAGATCATTTTTGATGGCAATTTTGCTGAGATTATTAAAAAATATGCTGACCACAAAATTTTGGAAATATTTTTATCTAAAGAAGTTTTAGAAGCTGATCTAGCTAAATTTGGCACAGTCAAAAAATACAGAAACAATCGAGCAATTATTATGGCTCCCCGAAAACAAATTTTACAAACCGCGGCTGCGCTTTTGAAAAAACTACCAGTTGAAGATATTAATATTGATGAACCAGCCATAGAAGACGTCATTCGAGAAATTTTTTCCGGCAGTGATGAAGCCTAA
- a CDS encoding NUDIX hydrolase, with the protein MQQIYPAVKAIILHNHKFLIIRQIVAGQEVWDLPGGKVDYGESPYDTLFREVKEELDMEVIIVKPVGLWWFFRLGDAVQIICSTFLCKPKNTKIDLAKNPAQENIAEYRWVSKKDFLSSKYKTGHKSLKQLIMGLEI; encoded by the coding sequence ATGCAACAAATTTATCCAGCGGTTAAAGCTATTATTCTTCATAATCATAAATTTCTTATCATACGGCAAATTGTAGCTGGACAGGAAGTTTGGGATTTACCTGGTGGCAAAGTTGATTATGGAGAATCTCCGTATGATACTTTATTTCGTGAAGTAAAAGAGGAATTGGACATGGAAGTGATAATAGTTAAACCCGTTGGTTTATGGTGGTTTTTTAGATTAGGAGATGCGGTTCAAATTATTTGTAGTACTTTTTTATGCAAGCCAAAAAATACTAAAATTGATCTTGCTAAAAATCCGGCTCAAGAAAACATTGCTGAATATCGGTGGGTAAGTAAAAAAGATTTCTTATCTTCAAAATATAAAACTGGTCATAAAAGCTTAAAGCAATTAATTATGGGTTTAGAGATTTAA
- a CDS encoding DUF167 domain-containing protein, with protein MKITVKVTPKARVNSVEEISSNLYKVKTTAPAAGGQANEAVIKLLADYFKVKKSAVDLLQGETSRQKVIEIEL; from the coding sequence ATGAAAATAACGGTTAAAGTAACCCCTAAAGCCAGAGTAAATAGTGTTGAAGAAATTTCTTCCAATCTTTATAAGGTAAAAACTACTGCACCTGCTGCTGGAGGTCAGGCTAATGAAGCTGTTATCAAACTTCTGGCTGATTATTTTAAAGTTAAAAAATCGGCAGTTGATTTATTGCAAGGTGAAACAAGCCGGCAAAAGGTAATTGAAATTGAGTTATAA
- a CDS encoding HAD-IA family hydrolase, which translates to MNSQVKFIYFDIGNVIASWRIAEKKLFELTDCDDFDYFMKVYQPADDDANLGKISTQTIWTILSKEFGLKDNFDFISWWAQNHEVIMPTHFLLQEIDKLFQIGFLTNIYPDMLEAFFKFQKIPKIKYRHAVQSSTCNVMKPDMTIYKKAAELASCPPQHILFIDDLEKNLQPARDLGWQTVCFDETNPEKSVEKIRAILNL; encoded by the coding sequence ATGAATTCTCAGGTAAAGTTTATTTACTTTGATATTGGCAATGTAATTGCCAGTTGGCGAATAGCTGAAAAAAAACTGTTTGAGCTGACTGATTGTGATGATTTTGACTATTTTATGAAAGTTTACCAGCCAGCTGATGATGATGCTAATCTAGGTAAAATTTCCACCCAAACAATCTGGACTATTCTTAGCAAAGAATTTGGTTTAAAGGATAATTTTGATTTTATCAGTTGGTGGGCCCAAAACCATGAAGTTATCATGCCAACTCATTTTCTTTTACAAGAGATAGACAAACTTTTCCAGATTGGATTTTTAACCAATATTTATCCAGATATGCTTGAGGCCTTTTTTAAATTTCAAAAAATACCTAAAATTAAGTATCGTCATGCTGTCCAATCTTCAACATGTAATGTCATGAAACCAGATATGACAATTTATAAAAAAGCAGCAGAATTAGCTTCTTGCCCACCACAACATATTCTGTTTATAGATGATTTGGAGAAAAATCTGCAACCAGCTCGTGATTTAGGTTGGCAGACAGTTTGTTTTGATGAGACAAATCCTGAAAAATCTGTTGAGAAAATTAGAGCTATTTTAAATCTCTAA